One window from the genome of Haladaptatus paucihalophilus DX253 encodes:
- the uvrB gene encoding excinuclease ABC subunit UvrB, with product MSDTQSGPLRPDNPDAETDFRVDAPFDPAGDQPEAIEQLAEGFDEGMEKQTLLGVTGSGKTNTVSWTIEEVQKPTLVIAHNKTLAAQLYEEFRNLFPDNAVEYFVSYYDYYQPEAYVEQTDTYIDKDASINEEIDRLRHSATRSLLTRDDVIVVASVSAIYGLGDPQNYEDMRLRLEVGEEIGRDELLARLVDLNYDRNDMDFTQGTFRVRGDTVEIFPMYGRYAVRVELWGDEIDRIVKIDPLEGEVKSQEPAVLVHPAEHYSIPEETMAEAIAEIEEDLERRIRYFERNGDLVAAQRIEERTTFDLEMMKEAGYCSGIENYSVYFTEREVGDAPYTLLDYFPDDFLCVIDESHQTVPQIRGQFAGDKSRKDSLVENGFRLPTAYDNRPLTFEEFEEKSAKTLYISATPADYEREQSEQIVEQIVRPTHLVDPKVEVADASGQIDDLMARIDDRIERDERVLVTTLTKRMAEDLTEYLEEAGVAVEYMHDETDTLERHELVRGLRLGEFDVLVGINLLREGLDIPEVSMVAILDADQQGFLRSETALVQTMGRAARNVNGEVVLYADEVTDAMESAMDETGRRRRIQREFNEEHGYEPQTIEKAVSEANLPGSKTDTGGVTRNSPETDEEALEQISRLEDRMEEAANNLEFELAADIRDRIRELREEFDVETEIGGVEPERGEF from the coding sequence ATGAGCGACACCCAGTCCGGCCCGCTTCGACCGGACAACCCGGACGCCGAAACCGACTTTCGAGTTGACGCGCCGTTCGACCCGGCGGGGGACCAACCCGAGGCCATCGAGCAGTTGGCCGAGGGGTTCGACGAAGGGATGGAGAAACAGACCCTGCTCGGCGTCACGGGGTCGGGGAAGACGAACACGGTTTCGTGGACCATCGAGGAGGTCCAGAAACCGACGCTCGTCATCGCGCACAACAAGACGCTGGCGGCGCAGTTGTACGAGGAGTTCCGGAACCTCTTTCCGGACAACGCGGTGGAGTACTTCGTCTCCTACTACGACTACTACCAACCGGAGGCCTACGTCGAGCAGACGGACACCTACATCGACAAGGACGCGTCCATCAACGAGGAGATAGACCGGCTTCGACACTCCGCGACGCGCTCCCTGCTCACTCGGGACGACGTTATCGTGGTGGCGTCCGTGTCGGCGATTTACGGCTTGGGTGACCCGCAAAACTACGAGGACATGCGCCTGCGACTGGAAGTCGGCGAGGAAATCGGACGTGACGAACTCCTCGCCCGTCTCGTGGACTTGAACTACGACCGGAACGACATGGACTTCACCCAAGGTACCTTCCGCGTCCGGGGCGATACCGTCGAAATCTTCCCGATGTACGGGCGCTACGCGGTTCGCGTCGAACTCTGGGGCGACGAAATCGACCGAATAGTGAAGATAGACCCGCTCGAAGGAGAAGTCAAATCACAGGAACCCGCCGTACTCGTTCACCCGGCGGAACACTACTCGATTCCCGAGGAGACGATGGCGGAGGCAATCGCCGAAATCGAGGAGGATTTGGAGCGCCGAATCCGCTACTTCGAGCGAAACGGGGACTTGGTGGCCGCCCAACGAATCGAGGAGCGGACCACGTTCGACCTCGAAATGATGAAGGAGGCGGGCTACTGTTCCGGCATCGAGAACTACTCGGTGTACTTCACCGAGCGCGAGGTCGGCGACGCGCCGTACACGCTTCTCGATTACTTCCCCGACGACTTCCTCTGCGTCATCGACGAATCCCACCAGACGGTGCCCCAGATTCGGGGGCAGTTCGCGGGCGACAAGTCGCGCAAGGATTCGCTCGTGGAGAACGGCTTCCGACTCCCGACGGCCTACGACAACCGTCCGCTCACATTCGAGGAGTTCGAGGAGAAGAGCGCGAAGACGCTCTACATCTCGGCGACGCCCGCGGACTACGAACGCGAGCAGAGCGAGCAAATCGTCGAACAGATCGTTCGCCCGACGCACCTCGTGGACCCGAAGGTCGAAGTCGCCGACGCCTCCGGTCAAATCGACGACCTGATGGCGCGCATCGACGACCGAATCGAGCGCGACGAGCGCGTCCTCGTCACGACGCTGACGAAGCGGATGGCCGAGGACTTGACCGAGTATCTGGAGGAGGCGGGCGTCGCGGTCGAGTACATGCACGACGAGACGGACACGCTCGAACGCCACGAACTCGTTCGCGGACTCCGGTTGGGCGAGTTCGACGTGCTCGTCGGCATCAACCTGCTCCGCGAGGGGTTGGACATCCCGGAGGTGTCGATGGTCGCCATCCTCGACGCCGATCAGCAAGGGTTCCTCCGCTCGGAAACCGCGCTCGTCCAGACGATGGGCCGCGCGGCCCGGAACGTCAACGGCGAGGTGGTCCTCTACGCCGACGAGGTGACGGACGCGATGGAGAGCGCGATGGACGAAACCGGACGGCGGCGTCGGATTCAACGGGAGTTCAACGAGGAGCACGGCTACGAACCACAGACCATCGAAAAAGCGGTTTCCGAGGCGAACCTGCCGGGAAGCAAGACCGACACCGGCGGCGTCACCCGCAACTCGCCGGAGACGGACGAGGAGGCGCTCGAACAGATTTCCCGACTCGAAGACCGGATGGAGGAGGCCGCCAACAATCTGGAGTTCGAACTCGCGGCCGACATCCGCGACCGGATTCGTGAGTTGCGCGAGGAGTTCGACGTGGAGACGGAGATCGGCGGCGTCGAACCGGAGCGTGGGGAGTTCTAA
- the ligA gene encoding NAD-dependent DNA ligase LigA — MAEVSADENPYVEEPDTDFEPVAEMDEAGASEQAELLREAIRHHDYRYYVENDPRIGDRTYDALFTRLQELEEAFDVQTPDSPTRRVGGEPLDELESVEHVAPMLSIDSSGEAEDVRGFDDRIHREVGDVEYVCDPKFDGLSLEVVYEDGEFVRAATRGDGETGEDVTENVRTIASIPHHLRGDYPDYLAVRGEVYLPLDAFTEFNRERVEQGEDPFANPRNAAAGSLRQLDPSVTAERPLDCFFYDVLAASEEFPTHWSEYEALPEFGLKVNDRTERVDDIEDCIEYRDELMADRADLNYEIDGTVIKVNDREKCAELGTTARSYRWAYAYKFPARSERTSIMDVTVQVGRTGRLTPVALLEPVDVGGVTVSRASLHNPDEIAEKDINVGDEVQVKRAGDVIPYVSEVVEKHSEGHYELPDRCPVCGSPVERDGPIAYCTGGLACTAQLRQAVAYYGSDDGLDIDGLGEERVNQLIDAGLLESLPDLYELDEKELLELEGWGEKSAENLLAEIEKSKRPSLADFLSAIGIPRVGTETARELARTFESMDDVMNADSDELEAVPDIGPKVAAGIREFFDSERNRSVVEQLLKHVEPEREEVAGGDELADLTFVFTGSLSEPRSDISELVENHGANATGSVSGNTDYLVVGENPGESKPNDADENDVPILSEDEFWNLLEEAGIDR; from the coding sequence ATGGCAGAGGTGAGCGCGGACGAGAACCCGTACGTCGAAGAGCCGGACACCGATTTCGAACCCGTAGCCGAGATGGACGAAGCCGGAGCGAGCGAACAAGCCGAACTGCTCCGGGAGGCGATTCGCCATCACGACTACCGTTACTACGTCGAAAACGACCCGCGAATCGGCGACCGGACGTACGACGCACTCTTCACGCGGCTACAGGAGTTAGAGGAGGCATTCGACGTCCAAACGCCGGACAGTCCCACTCGGCGGGTGGGCGGCGAACCGCTGGACGAACTCGAAAGCGTCGAGCACGTCGCACCCATGCTCTCCATCGATTCGAGCGGCGAAGCCGAGGACGTCCGTGGATTCGACGACCGAATTCACCGGGAAGTCGGGGACGTCGAGTACGTCTGTGATCCGAAGTTCGATGGACTATCACTGGAAGTCGTCTACGAGGACGGGGAGTTCGTTCGCGCCGCCACGCGCGGCGACGGCGAGACGGGCGAAGACGTCACCGAGAACGTGCGTACCATCGCCAGCATTCCCCACCACCTCCGCGGCGACTACCCGGACTATCTCGCGGTTCGCGGAGAGGTGTACCTTCCGCTGGACGCGTTCACCGAATTCAACCGCGAGCGAGTCGAACAGGGAGAAGACCCGTTCGCCAATCCGCGAAACGCGGCCGCGGGGTCGCTTCGACAACTCGATCCGTCGGTGACGGCCGAACGTCCGCTCGACTGTTTCTTCTACGACGTGCTCGCCGCGAGCGAGGAGTTCCCGACTCACTGGTCGGAGTACGAAGCGTTACCCGAGTTCGGTCTGAAGGTGAACGACCGAACCGAACGGGTGGACGACATCGAGGACTGCATCGAATATCGTGACGAGTTGATGGCCGACCGCGCGGACCTGAACTACGAAATCGACGGGACGGTCATCAAGGTGAACGACCGGGAGAAATGCGCGGAACTCGGCACGACCGCGCGCTCGTACCGCTGGGCGTACGCCTACAAGTTCCCGGCTCGCTCGGAGCGAACGAGCATCATGGACGTGACGGTGCAGGTCGGACGAACGGGACGGCTGACCCCCGTCGCACTGCTCGAACCCGTCGATGTCGGCGGCGTCACCGTCTCGCGCGCCAGTCTCCACAACCCAGACGAAATCGCCGAGAAGGACATCAACGTCGGCGACGAGGTGCAGGTGAAACGCGCGGGGGACGTGATTCCCTACGTCTCCGAAGTCGTCGAGAAGCACAGCGAGGGACACTACGAACTGCCGGACCGGTGCCCCGTCTGTGGGAGTCCGGTCGAGCGCGACGGGCCAATTGCCTACTGTACCGGCGGACTCGCCTGTACCGCACAGCTTCGGCAGGCCGTGGCGTACTACGGAAGCGACGACGGGCTCGATATCGACGGGTTGGGCGAGGAGCGGGTGAACCAACTCATCGACGCGGGACTGCTCGAATCCCTGCCCGACCTTTACGAACTCGACGAGAAGGAACTGCTCGAACTGGAAGGGTGGGGCGAGAAGAGCGCCGAGAATCTACTCGCCGAAATCGAGAAGTCGAAACGCCCTTCGCTCGCGGATTTCCTCTCGGCTATCGGAATTCCCCGCGTCGGCACCGAGACGGCCCGTGAGTTGGCGCGGACGTTCGAATCGATGGACGACGTGATGAACGCCGATAGCGACGAACTGGAAGCCGTTCCGGACATCGGGCCGAAGGTCGCCGCAGGGATTCGGGAGTTCTTCGACTCGGAACGGAACCGGTCCGTCGTCGAGCAACTGTTGAAACACGTCGAACCCGAACGGGAGGAGGTGGCAGGCGGCGACGAGCTCGCCGACCTGACGTTCGTGTTCACGGGGTCGCTCTCGGAACCGCGGTCGGACATCTCCGAACTCGTCGAAAATCACGGCGCGAACGCGACGGGGAGCGTCTCCGGCAACACGGATTACCTCGTCGTCGGCGAGAATCCGGGGGAGTCGAAGCCGAACGACGCGGACGAAAACGACGTACCGATACTGTCCGAAGACGAGTTCTGGAACCTGTTGGAAGAGGCGGGTATCGACCGTTAG
- a CDS encoding ABC transporter ATP-binding protein translates to MTAIRLDGVTKRYGDVTAVNDLSLDVKEGEVFGFLGPNGAGKSTTIDLVLDFIRPTSGTVTVLGHDAQAESIEIRNRTGVLPEGFSVYDRLTGMQHLEFAIEAKDADDDPAELLDRVDILDAADRKAGGYSKGMAQRLGLAMALVGTPDLLILDEPSSGLDPTGAREMREIIREEQERGATVFFSSHILGQVEAVCDRVGILRDGELVAEDSIEGLRANVGDGTTLRVETTSLPSAAVQQVRDIDGVGGVERDGETLTVDCDRNVKTTVITTLENAGATVADFDTEEASLEDLFVAYTRGGVTA, encoded by the coding sequence ATGACCGCCATTCGACTCGACGGCGTGACGAAACGGTACGGTGACGTCACGGCCGTTAACGACCTCTCTCTCGACGTGAAAGAGGGGGAGGTGTTCGGCTTTCTCGGGCCGAACGGTGCGGGGAAATCGACGACCATCGACCTCGTTCTCGATTTCATTCGTCCGACGAGCGGCACCGTCACCGTCCTCGGGCACGACGCACAGGCAGAAAGCATCGAAATTCGGAATCGGACCGGCGTGTTGCCCGAGGGGTTCTCGGTCTACGACCGCTTGACCGGCATGCAGCACCTCGAATTCGCTATCGAAGCGAAGGACGCCGACGACGACCCGGCGGAACTTCTCGACAGGGTAGACATCCTCGACGCCGCGGACCGCAAGGCGGGCGGCTATTCGAAGGGGATGGCCCAACGCCTCGGGCTTGCCATGGCGCTCGTGGGCACGCCGGACCTGCTCATCCTCGACGAACCCTCGTCCGGGTTGGACCCCACGGGTGCCCGCGAGATGCGAGAAATCATCCGCGAGGAACAAGAGCGCGGGGCGACCGTGTTCTTCTCCAGTCACATTCTCGGCCAAGTCGAAGCCGTTTGTGACCGCGTGGGTATTCTCCGCGATGGCGAACTCGTCGCAGAGGACTCCATCGAAGGGCTTCGAGCGAACGTCGGCGACGGCACGACCCTTCGGGTCGAAACCACCTCGCTTCCGTCGGCGGCAGTCCAGCAGGTACGAGACATCGACGGCGTGGGGGGCGTCGAACGCGACGGCGAAACGCTCACCGTCGATTGTGATCGGAACGTCAAGACGACGGTCATCACCACCCTCGAAAACGCGGGTGCAACTGTCGCGGACTTCGACACGGAGGAAGCCTCGCTCGAAGACCTCTTCGTGGCCTACACCAGAGGCGGGGTGACGGCATGA
- a CDS encoding ABC transporter permease — MTWQSVARKDFRDSLRSRWLWVLTALFVVLFAVPPILAFLIENGSIQGSAGQSTDQYLYLMKQETAVLIPLISIVIGYAAITGERESGTLKLMLSLPHSRTDVVLGKVLGRSSVVGISTVLGFVVAAIILLVTSLTFKFVNYVLFASLTLLLGLVFVGLAVGISAAAKTGRRAMVTTISFYIVFLVLWSGLAKRVASLLGRYAGVGTAGQISTILFIRLLNPMTAYKTLVDTILLSSQLDARVLLFNRYLQSTVATILGKPIPIYFSDAFVIVYLLFWLFVPVAVGYYVFDRADL; from the coding sequence ATGACGTGGCAATCAGTCGCACGAAAGGATTTCCGCGACTCCCTTCGGTCACGGTGGCTGTGGGTGTTGACGGCGCTGTTCGTCGTCCTCTTCGCCGTCCCACCGATTCTGGCCTTTTTGATAGAGAACGGGTCGATACAGGGTTCCGCCGGACAGAGTACGGACCAGTATCTCTACCTGATGAAACAGGAGACCGCCGTCCTCATTCCCCTCATCTCCATCGTCATCGGCTACGCCGCCATCACCGGCGAACGCGAGTCGGGAACGCTCAAGCTCATGCTTTCCCTGCCCCACTCGCGGACCGACGTGGTGCTCGGCAAGGTCCTCGGTCGAAGTAGCGTCGTCGGAATCTCCACCGTTCTCGGGTTCGTCGTCGCCGCTATCATCCTCCTGGTGACCTCTCTCACGTTCAAATTCGTCAACTACGTCCTCTTTGCCTCGCTCACGCTCCTACTCGGACTCGTGTTCGTCGGCTTGGCGGTCGGCATCTCGGCGGCCGCGAAAACCGGCCGTCGAGCGATGGTCACGACGATATCGTTCTACATCGTCTTCCTCGTGCTCTGGAGCGGGCTGGCCAAACGGGTGGCTAGCCTCCTCGGACGGTACGCCGGTGTGGGAACTGCCGGACAGATTTCGACGATTCTGTTCATCCGACTCCTGAACCCGATGACGGCCTACAAGACGTTGGTCGATACGATACTCCTGTCCAGCCAGCTCGATGCACGGGTCTTGCTGTTCAACCGCTACCTCCAGAGCACCGTCGCCACCATCCTCGGCAAACCCATTCCGATATACTTCAGCGACGCCTTCGTCATCGTCTACCTGCTGTTCTGGCTGTTCGTCCCCGTCGCGGTCGGCTACTACGTCTTCGACCGGGCGGACCTCTAA
- a CDS encoding excinuclease ABC subunit C: MDAATVRERAGELPRESGVYQFLEDETVRYVGKAVDLRARVRSYADPRSDRIGRMVERADALDFAVTDTETQALLLEANLIKRYQPRYNVRLKDDKSYPLVQVTGHEFPQIEITRDPDRTGATVFGPFTNKSTVETVVKALRETYGIRGCSDHKFANRDRPCLDHDIGLCTAPCTNEIGREAYLGDVESVERFLGGEVDVLARPLRREMEAAAQNREFERAANLRDRLEAVESFHGGDAGAISSRTDERTVDVLGAAVEGERATVARLHSERGQLVDRDHHSLSVPDGDDAAAVLGGFIPQFYAERELPDALLLSERPDDADVLDWLDAEGVGTRVPGAGREATLVDLALKNARRGAGNPDELRALADALSLPSAERIEGFDVSHAQGSSVVGSNVVLVGGSPEKRDYRRKKLTEKNDDYANMHDLVRWRAKRAVEGRDERPDPDLLLIDGGEGQLDAAREALTDIGWDVPAVGLAKAEEIVVTPNGTYNWPNDAPHLHVLQRVRDEAHRFAVQYHQTLRDDVSTALDDVSGVGPQTRRKLFRRFGSLDGIRAASDAELRDVDGIGEKTVTALRRRL, encoded by the coding sequence ATGGACGCGGCCACCGTTCGGGAGCGTGCGGGCGAACTACCGCGCGAATCCGGCGTGTATCAGTTTTTGGAAGACGAAACGGTTCGGTACGTCGGGAAGGCCGTCGACCTCCGAGCACGGGTTCGGTCGTACGCGGACCCGCGGAGCGACCGCATCGGACGGATGGTCGAACGCGCCGACGCGCTCGATTTCGCCGTCACGGACACGGAGACGCAGGCGCTCCTGTTGGAAGCGAACCTCATCAAACGCTACCAGCCGCGGTACAACGTCCGCCTGAAGGACGACAAATCCTACCCGCTGGTGCAGGTGACGGGCCACGAATTTCCGCAAATAGAGATCACCCGTGACCCCGACCGCACGGGGGCGACGGTGTTCGGCCCGTTCACGAACAAATCGACGGTCGAAACGGTCGTCAAGGCGCTCCGGGAGACGTACGGCATCCGCGGCTGTTCGGACCACAAGTTCGCCAACCGCGACCGACCGTGCCTCGACCACGACATCGGCCTCTGTACCGCGCCGTGCACGAACGAAATCGGCCGGGAAGCGTACCTCGGCGACGTGGAGAGCGTCGAGCGGTTCCTGGGCGGCGAGGTGGACGTGTTGGCGCGCCCGCTCCGCCGCGAGATGGAGGCCGCCGCCCAGAACCGCGAGTTCGAACGGGCGGCCAACCTCCGGGACCGACTCGAAGCCGTCGAATCGTTCCACGGTGGAGATGCGGGCGCGATTTCGTCACGGACGGACGAGCGAACCGTGGACGTGCTCGGTGCCGCAGTCGAGGGAGAACGGGCGACCGTCGCCCGGTTGCACAGCGAACGCGGCCAACTCGTGGACCGCGACCACCACTCGCTGTCGGTGCCGGACGGCGACGACGCGGCGGCGGTACTGGGCGGGTTCATCCCGCAGTTCTACGCCGAACGCGAGTTGCCCGACGCGCTGTTGCTCTCCGAACGACCGGACGACGCGGACGTGCTCGACTGGTTGGACGCGGAGGGCGTCGGAACTCGCGTTCCGGGTGCCGGTCGGGAGGCGACGCTCGTGGATTTGGCGCTGAAAAACGCCCGCAGAGGGGCGGGCAACCCGGACGAACTCCGGGCGCTGGCGGACGCGCTCTCCCTCCCGTCCGCCGAGCGAATCGAGGGCTTCGACGTGAGCCACGCGCAGGGGTCGTCGGTGGTCGGGAGCAACGTCGTCCTCGTCGGCGGGTCGCCCGAGAAGCGCGACTACCGTCGGAAGAAGCTGACCGAGAAGAACGACGACTACGCGAACATGCACGACCTCGTTCGCTGGCGGGCGAAACGGGCCGTCGAAGGCCGCGACGAACGACCGGACCCCGACCTGCTCCTCATCGACGGCGGGGAGGGCCAACTCGACGCCGCGCGCGAAGCGCTGACGGACATCGGCTGGGACGTCCCCGCCGTCGGACTCGCCAAAGCCGAGGAAATCGTCGTCACGCCGAACGGCACCTACAACTGGCCGAACGACGCGCCACACCTCCACGTCCTCCAGCGGGTGCGCGACGAGGCGCACCGATTCGCGGTGCAGTACCACCAGACGCTCCGCGACGACGTTTCGACGGCCTTGGACGACGTGTCCGGCGTCGGACCCCAGACGCGTCGAAAACTGTTCCGACGGTTCGGGAGTCTGGACGGGATTCGCGCGGCCTCCGACGCCGAACTCCGGGACGTGGACGGTATCGGTGAAAAAACGGTGACGGCGTTACGACGCCGCTTGTGA
- a CDS encoding antibiotic biosynthesis monooxygenase family protein, whose translation MIVVENRLFVAEEYADQFVERFRNSMGEVESQPGFVKFELLTPARPDTDSYVAQTYWESMADFEAWTDTDAFREAHADRPPREMFTDKNQLEVHEVAFERTGE comes from the coding sequence ATGATAGTCGTCGAAAACAGATTGTTCGTCGCCGAAGAGTACGCGGACCAGTTCGTCGAGCGGTTCCGAAACAGTATGGGTGAAGTGGAGTCCCAGCCCGGTTTCGTCAAGTTCGAGTTGCTGACTCCCGCTCGCCCCGACACGGATTCCTACGTCGCACAGACGTACTGGGAGTCGATGGCTGACTTCGAGGCGTGGACCGACACCGACGCGTTCCGCGAGGCGCACGCCGACCGACCGCCGAGGGAGATGTTCACCGACAAGAACCAACTGGAAGTGCACGAAGTCGCGTTCGAGCGGACGGGCGAGTAG
- a CDS encoding SPFH domain-containing protein has product MAIAGLLLLALAIATVNSAVEIVGPYEKRALTVFGEYRKLLDPGIHFIPPFVSATRRFDMRTRVFDVPKQEAITQDNSPVIADAVLYVRVMDPERAFLGVDNYERAVANLGQTTLRAVIGDMKLDETLSRRDVINRRIREEIDPPTDEWGIRVESVEVQEVMPSRAVVNAMEQQTSAERKRRAMILEAQGERRGAVERAEGEKASNVIRAQGEKQSQILEAQGDAVSIVLRAKSAQSMGERAIVEKGMETLQTIGEGESTTFVLPQELSSLVGRYGKHLTGSDVRDGAEFLESNEFDPETRELLGLDDIEETLSEIDTEAVETASIGEKVEPESN; this is encoded by the coding sequence ATGGCGATAGCGGGGCTCCTCCTGCTCGCCCTTGCGATTGCCACGGTGAACAGCGCCGTGGAAATCGTCGGTCCGTACGAAAAGCGCGCGTTGACCGTTTTCGGGGAGTACCGCAAACTGCTCGACCCCGGTATCCATTTCATCCCACCGTTCGTGAGCGCCACGCGGCGATTCGACATGCGAACCCGGGTGTTCGACGTGCCGAAACAGGAAGCGATCACGCAAGACAACTCGCCCGTCATCGCGGATGCCGTCCTCTACGTTCGCGTGATGGACCCCGAGCGGGCGTTTCTCGGCGTTGACAACTACGAACGCGCCGTCGCCAACCTCGGACAGACGACGCTCCGGGCCGTCATCGGCGACATGAAACTCGACGAGACGCTTTCGCGCCGTGACGTCATCAACCGGCGAATCCGCGAGGAGATAGACCCGCCGACGGACGAGTGGGGCATTCGCGTCGAGAGCGTCGAAGTGCAGGAAGTGATGCCGAGCCGCGCCGTCGTCAACGCGATGGAACAGCAGACCAGCGCCGAGCGGAAACGCCGCGCCATGATTCTCGAAGCGCAAGGTGAACGCCGCGGTGCCGTCGAGCGGGCGGAAGGCGAGAAGGCGTCGAACGTTATCCGCGCGCAAGGTGAGAAACAGAGCCAGATTCTGGAAGCGCAAGGGGATGCGGTGTCGATAGTTCTCCGCGCGAAGTCGGCCCAGTCGATGGGCGAACGCGCCATCGTCGAGAAGGGGATGGAGACGCTCCAAACCATCGGCGAGGGAGAATCCACGACGTTCGTCCTGCCGCAGGAACTCTCCTCGCTCGTCGGCCGCTACGGCAAGCACCTCACCGGCAGCGACGTGCGCGACGGCGCGGAGTTCCTCGAATCGAACGAATTCGACCCCGAGACGCGCGAACTACTCGGGTTGGACGACATCGAGGAGACGCTTTCCGAAATCGACACCGAGGCGGTCGAAACCGCGAGTATCGGTGAAAAGGTCGAACCGGAATCGAACTGA
- a CDS encoding sulfite exporter TauE/SafE family protein: MSLPLGFSPTGLAFFVLLTFLIATTVNTFAMEAAVLFTPAFLFVYPELVPAFPDLALQGAIGLALFVELFGYTSSVSAYWFRGQVDWTVAKAVLAVSVPVAIVARAVSYFVPSTALKVLFGGMLLVLSFVLYLSHRDGKSLGDLVDASRLFGDSSRIRTDGGTPDTTQFDRFDRTIAGVGGAMAGLVGIAIGELAQTLLTVRKNVSIRISTGTSALILHGTIVSALVANLLLLRYAPESFSGHDFTVPFEFGLVAGVTCAVGGQTGAFLNSRVPEHRTVQTMTVVYSLVGVFTLVRVFALG, from the coding sequence ATGTCGCTTCCGCTAGGATTCTCGCCGACCGGGTTGGCTTTCTTCGTCCTATTGACTTTCCTCATTGCGACGACGGTCAACACGTTCGCCATGGAAGCGGCGGTACTGTTCACGCCCGCGTTCCTGTTCGTCTATCCGGAACTGGTTCCGGCGTTCCCCGACCTCGCGTTGCAGGGTGCTATCGGTCTCGCGCTGTTCGTCGAACTGTTCGGGTACACGAGTAGCGTTTCGGCCTACTGGTTCCGCGGACAGGTGGATTGGACCGTCGCCAAAGCCGTCCTCGCGGTCAGCGTGCCGGTCGCAATCGTCGCCAGAGCGGTGTCCTACTTCGTCCCGTCCACCGCGCTCAAAGTACTGTTCGGCGGGATGTTGCTCGTGCTCTCTTTCGTCCTCTATCTCTCGCATCGGGACGGAAAATCGCTCGGCGACTTGGTTGACGCGAGCCGACTCTTTGGAGATTCGTCCCGAATACGGACGGACGGTGGAACACCGGACACCACCCAGTTCGACCGGTTCGACCGCACAATCGCGGGCGTCGGCGGGGCGATGGCTGGCCTGGTCGGTATCGCCATCGGCGAACTCGCACAGACCCTGTTGACGGTCCGAAAGAACGTGTCCATCCGCATCTCCACGGGGACGAGCGCGCTCATCCTGCACGGAACCATCGTGTCCGCGCTCGTTGCGAACCTCCTTCTCCTGCGCTACGCGCCCGAATCGTTCAGCGGCCACGACTTCACCGTCCCGTTCGAGTTCGGCCTCGTCGCCGGGGTGACCTGCGCTGTCGGCGGTCAGACGGGTGCGTTCCTCAACAGCCGCGTTCCGGAACACCGGACCGTGCAGACGATGACGGTCGTCTACTCCCTCGTCGGCGTGTTCACCCTCGTCCGCGTGTTCGCCCTCGGCTGA